The genome window AAGGACTAGGTGAACTGCTGCTGGAGTCGGCCAATGATGCGCTGCTGCAAAGGCTCAGCTGCGAACCAGAGGTGCGGGCCGTGGTTGACCTCTTGCTGGCTCAAGCGAAGCAGCCCGCTCTACCGGAACTGTTGCTCTACTGGACGAACCTAGTCCACGACGAGGAGGGTGCAGACCACTGGCCCATCTCAAAACAGCTGTGGGAGGTGCTGGGGCAGCGTCGCACCTCTTCGGACTCTTGATCGGCAAGGGCTCGTGCCGCCTTTTCCCATCTGTTGCTTGGCACATGGAGCGTGCTTGGTCTTTCTACGCTATCTGCTGATTCTGACTAATAAAGCAAAAGCCCTATTTCTATCACCGGCCTTCTGTCCAGCCCACGCCCAGAATGTGCGCGCTGATGCCTATCAACGCTGGGTCGCGCTCGACCAGTCGTAGAGCCGTCATCAGGCCGCTTCGCCGCACTGGGTCGCTGATCTCCAGCGCTGGGTCGGCCAGCAGATTGGCGGGGCCTTCCAGGGCATAGAGGGTCACGTTGCGCAGGCCAGCTGCTCGCAATTCGGCTTCCAGCTCGGCAGGATGGTGAAAGTAGGCGGTGGTAAAGAATCCGGGGCGGTCCTCAGGATTCAGGTAGCTCCCAGTCGTGTACGCCCGCTCACGGATGGCGCGGCTGTAGTCTTCTTCGTCCAGCCCGTGTTTGAAGTCGCCGCAGATGGCCCCCGCACGCGGAATGGCCGTGGCAGCCACCAGCCCACCGGGCCGCACGGTGCGCGCGGCTTCGGCCAGGGCGGCGGCGCGGTCGTGGGCGTCAGGCAAGTGATAGAGCGGCCCCATGACCAGGGCGGCGTCGGCCAGGTCGTCCGGGTAGGGCAGAGCGCGGGCGTCGCCTAGCGTGACCGAAGCCAGCGCCGCCAGCGACGGATCGGCACGCACCCGCTCGATATGCACGGGCATGGCGTCCAGCAGGTGAACCCGGTGCCCCCGCCGCAAGCACTCGCGGGCGTAGACGCCGGTGCCGCCGCCAATGTCCAACACGGTGGCAGGGGCACTGGGCAGCAGGCGTTCCAGCACGTCCAGTGTGCGGGCAAACTCGATCAGGCCCAGGCCACGGGTCAGGCGGTCGTGTTCGCGGTCGCGGTGGTAGTAGGCGGTGATCTCGTCCATGACCTAGCCTGCCAGCGGCTGCGGCTGCAGCCAATACGCCAGGCGGCCCAGCAGCCTGTGCGGCCTTTGGCCCATCCTGGCGGGCAGGTTCAAGGTCAGACTGGAGGGGGGCCAGGCTGCCTCGCCTGCGGTGACTTCATGATCACAGGAGGTCGGATCGTCTCCTCTGCGGGCTGTCGTCTTGACCAGTTTCGGTTGTCCATGTAGAGAGGCCTGGATGCTGTAGCGGCAGAACGAATACCTGATCCTAAGCCGCTCGGCCTCTTCCTTCATCCGCCGTTCGCCGGATATCTATTGCTCCGCCGCCGTGCCATGCTTGGGTCATGAACACCGCGCTTCCCCACACGCCACAGGAGGCCCTGAAAGCCTTCCTGACGCACTGGCAGGGCGAGCATTACCGCGAGATGGCCGCTTCACTGCCTGCCCGCGCCTTTCCCACGGGTCGGCGCAGCATCCGGCAGGTCAAACTGGCCTACCCGGGCCGTCTGGGGGACTTCAGCATTCTGGCGGCGCACGACACCGACCCCGCCGCCACCAACGTGGACGTGCAGGTGCTGTGGCGTCAGCGCGGCGGCCTGGAACTGGGCCGGATGCGCTACCGCATGGTGTACGTAGACGAGCAGGACCGGCCGCTGGCCCGCCACCACCCCGGCGGTCAGTGGAAACCGTTTGCGACGTATACGTTGCCGGTGCCCAGACCGCTTAAGGCGTGAGGTCAGCGCAGCCGCCACGCGCGTCCAAAGGTAAGTGAGTTCAGCCGGCCTGGTCCCTCTACAAGCCGGTTCATATGATGCTGCGCCTCTTGCTCTGGTGTCGCTTTCGGGTGACCAGCAGAAGACCTCCGCAGAGCGCAAGAACACCGAGCAAGGCTATCGGCCAGCCCCTCCAGCCAGCCTGGTGGCCGGGCCAGTGATAGGCCGCCGCAATACTTTCCAGCAGCTCGTTGTAGAGCGGAACGCCATTTTCTCCGTTGGTCATGATGACGGCCCCCTGCCCGGTCTGCGGATACATCACTGCAATGGCCCGGAACCCCTGATTGATCCCGCTGTGCCCAAACGAGAGGGTTGGCCCATGACCATGCAGAGTGAGCCCCAGGCCGTAGGCGTGCTGCCAGCCCTTTAGACCGGGGGTGTGGTTGGTCAGCATCTGGTCCATGACGCCGGGCGATAGGACAGCGCCCGGCGTCTTTTGTGCGGCGCCCGACAGCGCCAACAGCCAGCGGGCCAGGTCGCTGGGCGTGGACCACAGCCCGGCGGCGGCCAGTTCGGGATAGGTGTGCCAGCGGCCGGGCAGGGGCGTGCCGTTCGGCTGATGGGCAACCGCCGCCTGCGACTCCAGCGCCGCCGGTAGGGGCTGCGTGAACCCGCTGCGGGTCATCCCCAGCGGGGCCAGCACCTGCCGCCGCATCAGGTCGGGAAACGCTGTGCCTGCCGCGTCCTGCATCAAGAGCTGCAGCACCTCGTAGCCGCCCCCGGAATAGGCGTAGGCCTGACCCGGCCGCCGCTCCACCCGCACGGGCTGCGACGTGGCGGGCGCCTGGCCGTCTAGCACCTGCCGCAGGGTCGGCAGCGCCTGCCCCGCCGGGTAGCCCAGGTAGCCGGGCATGCCAATGCCCGCCGTGTGCGCCAGCAGGTGCCGCAGCGTGACAGGGTGCTGGCGAGTTAGGGCGTTTTCAGGCAGCTGCCAGGAGCGCAGGGTCTGATTAACTGGTACGTCCAGGCCAAGCTGACCGCTTTGCACCAGCCGCAGGGCCGCAGTGGCCGTCACGGCCTTACTGATAGACGCTGCCTGAAAGAGCGTGCTGGGCGTCACCGGGGCAGGCTGGCCGGCCTGAAGTACGCCGTAGCCTCTGGCCCAGACCACCTGTCCGTGATCAATCACCGCGACGCTCACGCCAGGGACGTGGTGAAACGCCATCCGGTCGGTCAGGCTCATGCCCGCCCAGTGTCCCGGTGGCTGCCAGAAGGGGCGCGCAGGCCGCAGTCCCTGCTCAACCTGCTGGATTGTGGCGGGCTGGGCGGCCTGCCCCGTGCCCAGCCCCAGAAGGAATGCCAGCAAGAAGAAGGGCCGCACGGGGCTCAGTTTAGGGGCAGGGACGAACAGACGCGGCCTTACATGACGGCTGAGCACCTTGAGGCGGGAGCTGCCCTCACTCCACCCGGAAGGCCGCTGCGTCCTGCCCCGGCAGGGTTAGGTGCAGGTAGCCGCCAGAGACACTGGCTTTGGCATCCTGACCGACGAACAGGGAAGAGGTGGCGGCCCGGTTGGCCCAGCCCACGCCCAGGCTGCCCAGCTTGAGGCTATAAGATTTCCGCGCCTTGCCGTTGTGCCACGCGGCTAGCACGGTCTGCCCGTTCAGTTCACGGGTAAACAGCAGCAGGTCGCTCCCCAGGGCATCTGGGCTGGGCAGCAGCTTCAGGGCGCCGGCACTCAGGGCGGGACTGGCCTTGCGGGCGGCGATGGCGGCGCGGGTCACCTCGAACACCGCGCGCTCGGCGGGGGTCCAGGCGTCTTCAAATCGCATGTCGCGGCGGTTGTCGGGGTCGGCGCCGCCGCGCATGGCGATCTCGGTGCCTTGCCACAGTACGGGCACGCCGCGCAGGGTCATCAGGGCGCGCAGACCGTATTTGGTGCGCTCCTGGCCCACATCTTCAAACAGGCTGCCCTGGGCAAAACGCGGGACATCGTGGTTGTCCAGAAACAGGGCCACCTCGCCGGGACGCACCAGTTCGCCCTGCCGGGCCAGCACGCTGCGCACGCCGTCCAGGCTTTGCCCGGCCATGATGCTGCCCTTCATAGCCGCTTGCAGGCTGAACAGAAAGAGGCTGTCAAAGCCCTCCTTTTGCCAGTCGGCCACCGTGCCCGTGTCGGCGTCGTACCACTCGCCCAGGGTCCAGGTGCCGGCCTGGCGGTCGCGGGTCAGCAGGTCGCGCAGAAAAGGGCCTTCAACATGCTTAATGGCGTCGTAGCGGAAGGCCTGCACGCCCTGTTCGCGCCAGAAATCGGCGTTGTCCAGCAGCAGTTCGCGCACCTGGGGGTTACTCTGGCGCAGGTCGGGCAGCCCCGCTAAGGCACAGTCCACATCCTTGTTGGCCGAAGCGCTGCACTGCGCCTCACCGTTAAACCAGGCGGGACGGGCCCGCACAGCCGCCGCCTCGTAGCCGTAATGGTTGATGACCTGGTCCAGCACCACACGCAGATCGGCGTTCTGGGCGGCTTTGGTGAACGCGCCGAAATCGGCCAGGGTG of Deinococcus betulae contains these proteins:
- a CDS encoding class I SAM-dependent methyltransferase, whose protein sequence is MDEITAYYHRDREHDRLTRGLGLIEFARTLDVLERLLPSAPATVLDIGGGTGVYARECLRRGHRVHLLDAMPVHIERVRADPSLAALASVTLGDARALPYPDDLADAALVMGPLYHLPDAHDRAAALAEAARTVRPGGLVAATAIPRAGAICGDFKHGLDEEDYSRAIRERAYTTGSYLNPEDRPGFFTTAYFHHPAELEAELRAAGLRNVTLYALEGPANLLADPALEISDPVRRSGLMTALRLVERDPALIGISAHILGVGWTEGR
- a CDS encoding serine hydrolase domain-containing protein, whose translation is MRPFFLLAFLLGLGTGQAAQPATIQQVEQGLRPARPFWQPPGHWAGMSLTDRMAFHHVPGVSVAVIDHGQVVWARGYGVLQAGQPAPVTPSTLFQAASISKAVTATAALRLVQSGQLGLDVPVNQTLRSWQLPENALTRQHPVTLRHLLAHTAGIGMPGYLGYPAGQALPTLRQVLDGQAPATSQPVRVERRPGQAYAYSGGGYEVLQLLMQDAAGTAFPDLMRRQVLAPLGMTRSGFTQPLPAALESQAAVAHQPNGTPLPGRWHTYPELAAAGLWSTPSDLARWLLALSGAAQKTPGAVLSPGVMDQMLTNHTPGLKGWQHAYGLGLTLHGHGPTLSFGHSGINQGFRAIAVMYPQTGQGAVIMTNGENGVPLYNELLESIAAAYHWPGHQAGWRGWPIALLGVLALCGGLLLVTRKRHQSKRRSII
- a CDS encoding alpha-amylase family glycosyl hydrolase; the protein is MRHLALLGALLTAVAGQSSAQTATPPARFEGQIIYQVMPDRFFDGNASNNQGVNRADLRAWHGGDLAGLTAKLPYIQKLGATAVWLTPVYLQQTANSFGTAPYHGYWPADFRNVDPHFGTLADFGAFTKAAQNADLRVVLDQVINHYGYEAAAVRARPAWFNGEAQCSASANKDVDCALAGLPDLRQSNPQVRELLLDNADFWREQGVQAFRYDAIKHVEGPFLRDLLTRDRQAGTWTLGEWYDADTGTVADWQKEGFDSLFLFSLQAAMKGSIMAGQSLDGVRSVLARQGELVRPGEVALFLDNHDVPRFAQGSLFEDVGQERTKYGLRALMTLRGVPVLWQGTEIAMRGGADPDNRRDMRFEDAWTPAERAVFEVTRAAIAARKASPALSAGALKLLPSPDALGSDLLLFTRELNGQTVLAAWHNGKARKSYSLKLGSLGVGWANRAATSSLFVGQDAKASVSGGYLHLTLPGQDAAAFRVE